A single window of Flavobacterium sp. 140616W15 DNA harbors:
- a CDS encoding cation:proton antiporter — protein sequence MKNIKNSLFYLIIIGGFSALIYLVISKGKALEIGREIVQKKIESSHWNDFLSAMIENLQHPLAILLAQIITIILVARFFGWVFRKIGQPSVIGEMVAGIVLGPSLIGMYFPEFSATLFPQESLGNLQFLSQIGLILFMFVIGMELDLKVLKNKAHESVVISHASIVIPFALGLTLAYFIYHTFAPIGVEFASFGLFMGIAMSITAFPVLARIVQERGLQKTKLGTIAITCAAADDITAWCILAVVIAIVKAGSFTSSLYVIGLAIIYVIVMLKIVRPFLKRVGDLNSTRESLNKPVVAIFFLTLLFSAYASELIGIHALFGAFLAGAIMPENHKFRNIFIEKVEDVSVILLLPLFFVFTGLRTQIGLLNDPYLWKVTGVIIAVAVVGKFFGSAFAAKFVGQSWKDSLAIGALMNTRGLMELVVLNIGYDLGVLSTEIFTMMVIMALVTTFMTGPALDFINFIFKDKKTVIPEEIGNKSKYKILFSFDTPDKGKTLLRIANSLTKKQPDNTIVTAMHLSLSSELHPFEVKDYEREMLLPVISESESLNQNMVSLFKLSNDIDADITETANQGEYDLLLVSLGQSIFEGTLLGKILGFTTRIVNPDRLIDKFTGKEGLFENSPFDERTRHVITKSKMPVGIFIDKELEEINQVFIPIFSKEDSFLIEYAKKLINNNGSQITILDASGELKNNREMQESIRSIEQIAPNHIMLMHDRTIKKEFIEHQDLMIISLDSWKKLIESQSTWLNNTPSVLILKP from the coding sequence TCTGCTTTAATTTATTTGGTAATCTCAAAAGGAAAAGCTTTAGAAATAGGAAGAGAAATTGTTCAAAAGAAAATAGAGAGTAGCCATTGGAATGATTTTCTTTCGGCAATGATTGAAAACTTACAACATCCACTTGCTATTTTACTTGCCCAAATTATTACAATTATTTTGGTAGCACGTTTCTTTGGATGGGTTTTTAGAAAAATTGGTCAACCCTCTGTAATTGGAGAAATGGTTGCTGGTATTGTTTTAGGGCCATCTCTTATCGGAATGTACTTCCCTGAATTTTCAGCTACTTTATTTCCACAAGAATCTTTAGGAAATCTGCAATTTTTAAGCCAAATAGGTTTAATACTTTTTATGTTCGTAATTGGTATGGAACTGGACTTAAAAGTACTAAAAAACAAAGCACATGAATCTGTTGTAATTAGCCATGCAAGTATCGTAATTCCATTTGCTTTGGGCTTAACTTTAGCCTATTTCATTTATCATACTTTTGCCCCTATTGGAGTTGAATTTGCTTCTTTTGGACTATTTATGGGAATTGCTATGAGTATTACAGCATTTCCAGTTTTAGCTAGAATTGTTCAAGAACGAGGTTTACAAAAAACCAAGCTCGGAACCATTGCTATAACTTGTGCTGCAGCAGATGATATTACTGCTTGGTGTATTCTAGCCGTAGTAATTGCTATTGTAAAAGCTGGTTCTTTTACTAGTTCATTATACGTAATTGGATTAGCAATTATTTATGTAATTGTAATGCTTAAAATAGTTCGTCCGTTTTTAAAACGTGTAGGAGACTTAAATTCAACCCGTGAGAGTTTAAACAAACCTGTAGTTGCTATTTTCTTCTTAACACTTCTATTTTCTGCTTATGCTTCTGAGTTAATCGGAATTCATGCCTTATTTGGTGCTTTTTTAGCAGGAGCAATTATGCCTGAAAACCATAAATTCCGTAATATTTTTATCGAAAAAGTAGAAGACGTATCTGTTATACTTTTACTTCCTTTATTCTTCGTTTTTACAGGATTACGTACTCAAATAGGTTTATTAAACGACCCTTATTTATGGAAAGTTACTGGAGTAATTATTGCAGTAGCTGTCGTTGGAAAATTCTTTGGAAGTGCCTTTGCAGCCAAATTTGTAGGACAAAGCTGGAAAGACAGCTTAGCCATCGGTGCTTTAATGAATACTCGTGGTTTAATGGAATTGGTTGTTTTAAATATAGGATACGATTTAGGTGTTTTATCAACTGAAATTTTTACTATGATGGTAATTATGGCATTGGTTACGACCTTTATGACCGGACCCGCTTTAGATTTTATCAATTTCATTTTTAAAGACAAAAAAACTGTTATCCCAGAAGAAATAGGCAACAAAAGCAAATACAAAATCCTATTTTCATTTGACACTCCTGACAAAGGAAAAACATTATTACGAATTGCAAATAGCTTGACTAAAAAACAACCTGACAATACCATTGTAACTGCAATGCATTTATCATTAAGTTCTGAGTTACATCCTTTTGAAGTAAAAGATTATGAAAGAGAAATGCTTTTACCAGTTATTTCTGAATCGGAAAGTTTGAATCAAAATATGGTTAGTCTTTTTAAATTATCTAATGATATTGATGCTGACATAACCGAAACAGCAAATCAAGGTGAATATGATTTATTATTAGTTAGTTTAGGACAATCTATTTTTGAAGGAACCTTATTAGGTAAAATACTAGGATTCACCACTAGAATAGTAAATCCAGACCGTTTAATCGATAAATTTACAGGAAAGGAAGGTCTGTTCGAAAATTCTCCTTTTGACGAGAGAACAAGACATGTTATTACAAAAAGCAAAATGCCTGTTGGGATTTTTATTGATAAGGAGCTAGAAGAAATAAATCAGGTTTTCATACCTATTTTTAGCAAAGAAGATTCTTTCCTTATTGAATATGCCAAGAAATTGATTAACAACAATGGTTCTCAAATTACCATTTTGGATGCTAGTGGCGAATTAAAGAACAATCGTGAAATGCAGGAATCTATCCGATCTATTGAACAAATTGCTCCTAACCATATCATGCTAATGCACGATAGAACTATTAAAAAAGAGTTTATAGAGCATCAGGATTTAATGATTATTAGCTTAGACAGCTGGAAAAAACTAATCGAATCTCAAAGTACATGGCTTAATAACACGCCATCGGTCTTAATTCTTAAACCATAA